In the genome of Pseudophryne corroboree isolate aPseCor3 chromosome 3 unlocalized genomic scaffold, aPseCor3.hap2 SUPER_3_unloc_28, whole genome shotgun sequence, one region contains:
- the LOC134983891 gene encoding zinc finger protein 260-like — protein MVSQDSEITDNDSRQDSPGDNPITPIIHPALSADPPDSGKCSPDHSDIGASVTALTVDTEFPCSVDAKCFTQNTKLITHHPAKAGEMPLICSECGKCFACNSNLATHQRSHSGEKLFSCSECGKCFALKSVLVTHQRSHTGEKPFSCSECGKCFTQKSALVTHQSSHTGEKPCSCSECRKCFPRKSALVAHQRSHSGEKLFSCSECGKCFAFKSVLVRHQRSHSGEKPFSCSECGKCFAFKSHFDIHQHTHTDEKPYSCSECRKCFARKSDLVTHQRSHTGEKPFSCSECGKCFAFKSHFVIHQHTHTGEKPFPCSECGKCFARKSDLVKHQRSHTGEKPYSCSECGKCFIQKSVLVTHQSSHTGEKPFSCSECRKCFPRKSDLVAHQRSHTGERPFPCYECGKCFTHKSALVRHQRSHTGEKPYFCSECGKCFARKTHLVLHQRSHTGVKPYSCSVCGKCFPQKSVLVTHQRSHTGEKPYSCSVCGKCFTQKSDLVAHQRSHTGEKPFSCSECGKCFAFKSHFVIHQHTHTGEKPFPCSECGKCFARKSDLVKHQRSHTGEKPYSCSECGKCFAFKSVLVRHQRSHTGEKPYSCSECGKCFAFKSHFVIHQHTHTGEKPFPCSECGKCFARKSDLVKHQRSHTGEKLFSCSECGKYFAFKSVLVTHQRSHTGEKPFSCSECGKCFTQKSALVTHQSSHTGEKPFSCSECRKCFARKSALVTHQRSHTGEKPYSCSVCGKCFAYKSNLVTHQRSHTGEKPFSCCERNKSALVEHIRHYPNTEPFTSSGV, from the coding sequence atggtaTCCCAGGATTCTGAAAtaacagataatgacagtagacaggattctccaggagataatcccattaccccaattatacatccagctctatcagctgatccccctgattctgggaaatgttctcctgatcactctgatattggtgcatctgttacagctctgacagtagatacagagtttccctgttctgtagatgccaaatgttttacacagaacacaaagcttattacccatcatccagctaaggcaggtgagatgccactgatatgttctgaatgtgggaaatgttttgcatgcaactcaaatcttgctacacatcagagaagtcactcaggtgagaagctgttttcctgttctgagtgtggaaaatgttttgcacttaaatcagttcttgttacacatcagagaagtcacacaggtgagaagccgttttcctgttctgagtgtgggaaatgttttacacagaaatcagctcttgttacacatcagagtagtcacacaggtgagaagccatgttcctgttctgagtgtaggaaatgttttccacggaaatcagctcttgttgcacatcagagaagtcactcaggtgagaagttgttttcctgttctgagtgtgggaaatgtttcgcatttaaatcagttcttgttagacatcagagaagtcactcaggtgagaagccgttttcctgttctgagtgtgggaaatgttttgcattcaaatcacattttgatattcatcagcatactcacacagatgagaagccgtattcctgttctgagtgtaggaaatgttttgcacggaaatcagatcttgttacacatcagagaagtcacacaggtgagaagccgttttcctgttctgagtgtgggaaatgttttgcattcaaatcacattttgttattcatcagcatactcacacaggtgaaaagccatttccatgttctgagtgtgggaaatgttttgcacggaaatcagatcttgttaaacatcagagaagtcacacaggtgagaagccgtattcctgttctgagtgtgggaaatgttttatacagaaatcagttctcgttacacatcagagtagtcacacaggtgagaagccattttcctgttctgagtgtaggaaatgttttccacggaaatcagatcttgttgcacatcagagaagtcacacaggtgagaggccatttccatgttatgagtgtgggaaatgttttacacataaatcagctcttgttagacatcagagaagtcacacaggtgagaagccatacttctgttctgagtgtgggaaatgttttgcacggaaaacacatcttgttctacatcagagaagtcacacaggtgtgaagccgtattcctgttctgtgtgtgggaaatgttttccacagaaatcagttcttgttacacatcagagaagtcacacaggtgagaagccgtattcctgttctgtgtgtgggaaatgttttacacagaaatcagatcttgttgcacatcagagaagtcacacaggtgagaagccgttttcctgttctgagtgtgggaaatgttttgcattcaaatcacattttgttattcatcagcatactcacacaggtgaaaagccatttccatgttctgagtgtgggaaatgttttgcacggaaatcagatcttgttaaacatcagagaagtcacacaggtgagaagccgtattcctgttctgagtgtgggaaatgtttcgcatttaaatcagttcttgttagacatcagagaagtcacacaggtgagaagccgtattcctgttctgagtgtgggaaatgttttgcattcaaatcacattttgttattcatcagcatactcacacaggtgaaaagccatttccatgttctgagtgtgggaaatgttttgcacggaaatcagatcttgttaaacatcagagaagtcacacaggtgagaagctgttttcctgttctgagtgtgggaaatattttgcatttaaatcagttcttgttacacatcagagaagtcacacaggtgagaagccgttttcctgttctgagtgtgggaaatgttttacacagaaatcagctcttgttacacatcagagtagtcacacaggtgagaagccattttcctgttctgagtgtaggaaatgttttgcacggaaatcagctcttgttacacatcagagaagtcacacaggtgagaagccatattcctgttctgtgtgtgggaaatgttttgcatataaatcaaatcttgttacacatcagagaagtcacacaggtgagaagccattttcatgctgtgagagaaataaatccgctcttgttgaacatattagacattacccaaatacggaaccatttacatcttctggagtataa